The following coding sequences are from one Zalophus californianus isolate mZalCal1 chromosome 15, mZalCal1.pri.v2, whole genome shotgun sequence window:
- the LOC113918821 gene encoding uncharacterized protein LOC113918821, with translation MVSGTPSPRPASSAPSGRLYLLCGCRRALPLTGRIPSRRRCRCRCRRCRHEFPTPAPSGNPGNREHHPLPSLVRTQTRSPARARFPRLARPEPRPSLVGQRRRRRRDAWNCRANGAGKGVGRASGRGASGFLPVRGRLASGPRLVCTLRGWLCRVRGERPSFEKHQALAQRPLPLFSVDTRPVLLVWSRGWGYKKYGKGLGEGGTVTHEEA, from the coding sequence ATGGTGTCCGGGACCCCAAGCCCTCGGCCGGCGTCATCGGCGCCCAGCGGTCGCCTTTACCTGCTGTGTGGCTGCCGCCGCGCGCTTCCACTCACCGGGAGAATCCCCAGTCGTCGTCGCTgtcgctgccgctgccgccgctgccgccacgaattccccacccccgccccctcagGTAACCCAGGAAACCGGGAacaccaccccctcccttccctcgTTCGGACCCAGACCCGTTCGCCTGCGCGTGCGCGCTTTCCCCGCCTCGCGCGTCCCGAGCCCCGCCCGTCGCTGGTAGGGCAGCGTCGACGTCGCAGGCGTGACGCGTGGAACTGCCGAGCCaatggggcagggaagggggtgggccGAGCCTCAGGGCGGGGGGCCTCGGGGTTTCTCCCAGTGCGGGGGAGGCTTGCCTCGGGTCCTCGCCTTGTCTGTACCCTGCGCGGCTGGCTGTGTCGGGTCAGGGGAGAGCGACCATCGTTTGAAAAGCATCAAGCGCTTGCGCAGCGTCCGCTTCCTCTATTCAGCGTAGACACTCGTCCTGTCCTCCTTGTGTGGTCCAGAGGATGGGGGTACAAAAAATATGGgaaggggttgggagagggaggaacgGTGACCCACGAGGAAGCCTAG